The following is a genomic window from Candidatus Obscuribacterales bacterium.
AAATGTCTCCATCGTTGTCGATGTAGAGCACTTGGTCGAGGGTGACGCTACCGTCATCTTCCACGTCGAAGCGGTTGAGGTCATAAAACCTGCCTGGCTCGACTCGTAGTTGAGTGCCGCCGGCTTCAATAATTGCGTATGCCATGGGATTCTCCGTAGGATGCCGTACAGGTCACTGGTCGATAGATCGGCGATCGCAACCAGTTGTTGACAGGGCCGCACCTGATCCGAGCATGATAAATAGTTAGCAATTCATCATGACAGATGGATTGAAGCTATGTCAAGGCTGGATCGCGATCGCTTGGTAGGTAAACCCTGGCAGATCAAGGCGGCGAGATCAGGAAGGAGGGACAGTGGACTGCTATCGGCTAGAGGTGCGCATCTATCAACGGCCTTTTCGAATGCCTTTGCAGACGAGTCATGGACGTTGGCAGGTGCGGGATGGCTTAATTGTGCGGCTGGAGAACAGGGCGGGGCAGGTGGGGTTTGGGGAAATTGCGCCTCTGCCTTGGTTGGGTAGTGAGTCGTTGGAAAGGGCGATCGCGTTTTGTCAGCGTTGCCTGCCGATGGTGACGGCGGAGCAGATCATGCAGATTCCCGATACGCTGCCAGCCACTCAGTTTGGCTTGGGCATGGCGCTGGAGCGGCTGGGTCATGAGGTGCGATCCCCGATCACCTGGACCTGCAGTCAACTGCTGCCTACGGGAGCCGCGGCCCTGCAGGTTCCCCTCGTGCCAGGCACCTATAAGTGGAAAATTGGGGTGCAGCCCCTGCAGCAGGAACAGCAATGGCTGCAGCAACGGTTACAGGATTGGCCCCTAGGCGCAAAACTGCGGCTGGACGCGAATGGCGGCTTGGATCAGGCGGCGGCGATCGCTTGGTTGCAGGTCTGCGATCGCCTCAATCAGGCCACCCCGGTGATTGAATTTTTGGAACAGCCCCTGCCAGCAGATCAGGTGCCGCAGATGCAGCAGTTGGGCGATCGCTACACCACGCCCATTGCCCTCGATGAGTCACTAGCCACTATGCACCATGTGCGGCATTGGCATCAGCAAGGCTGGCGGGGGATTGGAGTCGTCAAGCCAGCGATCGCCGGTTTTCCCCAAACGATTCGCCAGGTTTGCACCGACGTAGGGCTGGATGTTGTATGGTCGTCTGTGTTTGAAACACCCATGACCCAGCGATTTATTGCCCAGCATCTTGCCCCCGTGGCGGGCGATCGCGCCGTAGGGTTTGGGATCAATCATTGGTTTGTCGATGCAGGGTGTCACGGATTGGAGGATGAGGATCTATGGGCAACGCTCCCACCCCTAAGGACGTAGAGCAGCAATGCCGAGGGCGATCGTGGCTGCTGGGCGATCGCGCCTCGGATCTGCAGATCCAGTTTCAGCAGGTCTTAGATGCTCGCCACGCTGACGTTCAGCCATGGATCCAGGCAGGAGTGCTGCCCACGGTGGCGATCGCTGACGACAGTCCCGCCGCCTATTTGGCCAGTTTTCTAGCGGCTTGTCAGTCCGGCTGTCCGGTGGTGTTGGGTAACCCTAAGTGGGCGATCGCGGAATGGCAGACGGTGCTAGACGTAGCGCAACCCACGCACGTTTGGGGATCATCACCACCATCCTTAACTCTGCCTTGCACGGCCACGCCCCTGCCTCCCGGCTGGATTCTGATTCCCACCGGAGGAACCTCAGGGCAGTTGCGGTTTGCCATCCACACCTGGGCAACGCTCATGGCTGCCGCCGTGGGTTTTCAGCAGCATTTCCACTGCCAGTCCGTCAAAAGCTGTTGCCTACTGCCGCTCTACCATGTCAGTGGTCTGATGCAGGCGATGCGAGTCTGGCAATCCCAGGGACAGCTAGCGATCGCCACCTTGCCAGACTTGATGGAGCATGGCCCCCCAGGGTTTGATCCCCAACAGTTTTTTATCTCCCTTGTGCCAACCCAGCTCCAGCGGCTGCTAGATCAACCTTCGTCTTCCCTGTGGCTATCCCAGTTTCGTGCCGTTTTACTTGGCGGTGCGCCAGCCTGGCCGACCTTGTTGGATGATGCCCAGTGCCGCCAGATTCCCATTGCCCTGACCTATGGCATGACGGAAACGGCTGCCCAGGTTGCCACCCTATCACCTCACCGTTTTTTACAGGGCGATCGCAGTTGTGGCCCGGCCCTACCCCACTGTGCGATCGCCATCGTGGATGACCAAGGCCAGCCTCTCCCCATTTACCAGCCTGGGCGCGTGGTGTTGCGCAGCACATCCCAGTGCCTTGGCTATCTACCGGAATCACCGGATGGGGAAGCGATCGCCGGCCAGCCCTTGCTCACCGATGATCTAGGCTATCTAACCTCCGCCGGTGATCTCCATCTGGTAGGACGCAGAAGCAGCACCCTGATCACCGGTGGCGAAAATGTTTCTCCAGAGGAGGTAGAAGCCGCTATTCGGTCTACAGGACTCGTAGCGGATATTGGCATCGTCGGTCTGCCCGATCGCCATTGGGGAGAGGCGGTGACGGCGGTCTACGTGCCCACTGCGGGAACTCCCGCTGAGGATCAGATGTTGGCCCACATGGCGATCGCCCTCCGCCCGCATCTCAGTCGCTTTAAGCATCCTAAACATTGGATTCCTGTGGATTCCTTGCCCCGTAATTCCCAAGAAAAGCTCCAGCGCGCGGCTTTAAAAGCGATCGCCCATCAGTGGATGGCTCAACAGGTCATGGTTAAGCCATGAGATGGGCAACAATATTGCGCAGCACTTGCGTAAAGCTGTGGTCTGGATATTTCACCGAAAAGAGGCCGCTACTGGCCAACACCATCATTTCATCCGAATGGGGTAAAACACCCGCCACAGTTGCGCCATAGGTTTGCTCAACCCGGAGTTTCAGTTCATCAAAGTCAAACACAGTGGGAGCCTTGTTCACCACCATCAACAAGTTAGGCACCTCTAGCTTACGAGCTACATCCACCGTCACGGCGGTGCCTTGGTAATCTTGTGAATCTGGCCGGAGGATGAGCAACAGCACATCAGAAATGGTGATAGACAGCAGGGTTTCTTCGTTGAGACCCGGATGGGTATCGATAAACAGATAGTCTAGCTCTAGATTTTCAATCAGGTCTTGAAATCCTTCATTGAGCAAGCCGACATCATAGCCCTCTCGCAACACCCGGGCAATTTCACCTGCCTTGACGCTGGCGGGGATCAAGTAGATTTTGCTGGTAGGCTGAGCCCGTTCGCCGATGGCATAGGTGACATCATAGGCAACATCAGCAATTGAACAGCGCCCCCAGAGGTAATCATTGAGCGATCGATCAATTTTTTGATCATCAAACCCAAACAGTACATGAATGCCAGGTGACTGAATGTCCGTGTCTACAATCCCAACGCGTTTCCCTTTGGCGGCCACTAATGCTGCTAGGTTTGCGGTGGAGTTTGACTTGCCGGTTCCACCCCGATAGGAATGGATCGAAATCACTCTAGACATGAACATCCTCGAATAACAACAATAGGGCTGGCGTCTATTCGACGTAAAGTCTCGACCTTCCCCAATAGTATATGGGTTGTCTAGGCTTCAGAGGTAGCTCAATCGTCAGCGATCGCCCTTGTTCAAGGTAAAGATCTGGATGCAATCTCCAAGACATTCGAATTGAAACGATTGAAGAGGCGATCGGGTCATCTACCAGATAATTCGGTATTCTGAAAGAAGCTGCTTTACGGAACTTCACAAGTCCGCCCCTTACGCCTATGAAATGCATCATCAATCGTCGGGCCCAGTTCTCAGCGAGCCATCGATATTGGTTGCCAGAGCTAAGCGATGCGGAGAATGCTGAACGGTTTGGTCGCTGTGCTGACGCTCCAGGCCATGGTCACAACTACGTCCTCTACGTTTCGATGGAGGGAGACCTTGACCAATATGGCATGGTGCTCAACCTATCGGATGTGAAGCATGTCATTAAGCGAGAGGTGACCAGCCAACTCGATTTTTCTTCCCTCAACCAAGCTTGGCCAGAATTTAGCCAAAGCTTACCTACAACCGAGAACCTCGCGCGGGTAATCTGGCAGCGTCTTGCCCCTCACCTGCCGCTGGTTCGCATTCAGCTTTTTGAACATCCTGAACTTTGGGCAGAATACCACGGACAATCTATGAACGCACATCTAACACTGAGCACCCACTTCAGCGCCGCCCACCGGTTGGCCTTGCCCCATCTGTCCTTAGAAGAAAATTTAGAGATCTACGGTAAATGTGCCCGAGTCCATGGTCATGGTCACAACTACCATCTGGAGGTGACGATCGCGGGAGAGATGGATGAACGCACGGGCATGATTGCCGATCTCGGTGCGTTTCAACAGATCGTTCAGGATTATGTCACGGAACCGCTGGATCACACCTTCCTTAACTATGACATTCCCTACTTTAAGGAGATTGTGCCCACGGCGGAACAGATTGCTGTGTACATTCGCCAAGTGTTGGAAGCCCCAATCCGCGAGATTGGCGCAACGCTCTATAAAGTTCGGTTGATTGAAAGTCCGAACAATTCTTGCGAGGTCTACGGCTCGGCGGTGGAATCGGGAACTCCTGCAACTCAAGCTCAAGTGCCTGCTTTGGTGTAAGGCTGAAATACCTTGCCGATCCCCCTCAAGTCTTGGCTTAAGGGGGACGTCGAGACAGGTGTATGAACGAACTAGGTTAGCAAGCGGCGTATTGCTCGACCACGGAGACCAGTGTGTTCGTCCAGTAGTGAGTGAGTTCTTCGCTGGCTGCTTCGACCATGACCCGAATTAACGGCTCGGTACCCGAGGCCCGCACGAGGACACGACCCTGATCTACCATGGCAGCTTCGGCTTGGGCGATCGCTTCTTGGAGCATCTCAGAGGTGTGCCACTGCAGACGGCGATCGCGATCTTCAACGCGCACATTCTTCAGCAGTTGAGGATAGGTCTGGAAGCTTTGATCCATCCATTCAGCCAAGGATAGCCCTGATTGCTGCACCAATGCCGCCAAGTGCAGCGCCGTGAGCAGACCATCTCCAGAGACGCCGTAGTGGGGACAGAGGATATGACCCGACTGTTCACCGCCCAACATGGCCCCTTGGCGCACCATTTCGGCATGGACATGCTGATCACCAACGGCGGTACGGATTAACTGTCCACCCTGCTGCAGCCAGGCGTGCTCAAACCCCAGATTCGCCATCACGGTGGAGATAATCAGGTTTTGAGGGAGCTGGTTTTGTTGGCGCAGCAGTTGTCCCCAGAAATACAGAATATAGTCGCCATCAACGACTCGACCTTGGCGATCGACTGCCAGTACCCGATCGGCATCGCCATCGAAGGCAAACCCTAGATCGGCTTGATGCTCTTGCACCGCTGCCCGCAGGGGCCCTAGATGGGTTGATCCACAGTTAACATTAATGCGATCGCCGTCGGGACGATTGTGCAGGCAGATCACCTCAGCGCCCAGTTGGCGGAACACTTGCGGGGCAACCTCTGCCGCTGCGCCCCAAGCCAGATCTAAAACGACCCTTA
Proteins encoded in this region:
- a CDS encoding MinD/ParA family protein; protein product: MSRVISIHSYRGGTGKSNSTANLAALVAAKGKRVGIVDTDIQSPGIHVLFGFDDQKIDRSLNDYLWGRCSIADVAYDVTYAIGERAQPTSKIYLIPASVKAGEIARVLREGYDVGLLNEGFQDLIENLELDYLFIDTHPGLNEETLLSITISDVLLLILRPDSQDYQGTAVTVDVARKLEVPNLLMVVNKAPTVFDFDELKLRVEQTYGATVAGVLPHSDEMMVLASSGLFSVKYPDHSFTQVLRNIVAHLMA
- a CDS encoding 6-carboxytetrahydropterin synthase; this encodes MKCIINRRAQFSASHRYWLPELSDAENAERFGRCADAPGHGHNYVLYVSMEGDLDQYGMVLNLSDVKHVIKREVTSQLDFSSLNQAWPEFSQSLPTTENLARVIWQRLAPHLPLVRIQLFEHPELWAEYHGQSMNAHLTLSTHFSAAHRLALPHLSLEENLEIYGKCARVHGHGHNYHLEVTIAGEMDERTGMIADLGAFQQIVQDYVTEPLDHTFLNYDIPYFKEIVPTAEQIAVYIRQVLEAPIREIGATLYKVRLIESPNNSCEVYGSAVESGTPATQAQVPALV
- a CDS encoding AMP-binding protein, with protein sequence MGNAPTPKDVEQQCRGRSWLLGDRASDLQIQFQQVLDARHADVQPWIQAGVLPTVAIADDSPAAYLASFLAACQSGCPVVLGNPKWAIAEWQTVLDVAQPTHVWGSSPPSLTLPCTATPLPPGWILIPTGGTSGQLRFAIHTWATLMAAAVGFQQHFHCQSVKSCCLLPLYHVSGLMQAMRVWQSQGQLAIATLPDLMEHGPPGFDPQQFFISLVPTQLQRLLDQPSSSLWLSQFRAVLLGGAPAWPTLLDDAQCRQIPIALTYGMTETAAQVATLSPHRFLQGDRSCGPALPHCAIAIVDDQGQPLPIYQPGRVVLRSTSQCLGYLPESPDGEAIAGQPLLTDDLGYLTSAGDLHLVGRRSSTLITGGENVSPEEVEAAIRSTGLVADIGIVGLPDRHWGEAVTAVYVPTAGTPAEDQMLAHMAIALRPHLSRFKHPKHWIPVDSLPRNSQEKLQRAALKAIAHQWMAQQVMVKP
- a CDS encoding o-succinylbenzoate synthase → MRIYQRPFRMPLQTSHGRWQVRDGLIVRLENRAGQVGFGEIAPLPWLGSESLERAIAFCQRCLPMVTAEQIMQIPDTLPATQFGLGMALERLGHEVRSPITWTCSQLLPTGAAALQVPLVPGTYKWKIGVQPLQQEQQWLQQRLQDWPLGAKLRLDANGGLDQAAAIAWLQVCDRLNQATPVIEFLEQPLPADQVPQMQQLGDRYTTPIALDESLATMHHVRHWHQQGWRGIGVVKPAIAGFPQTIRQVCTDVGLDVVWSSVFETPMTQRFIAQHLAPVAGDRAVGFGINHWFVDAGCHGLEDEDLWATLPPLRT